The following coding sequences are from one Diabrotica virgifera virgifera chromosome 2, PGI_DIABVI_V3a window:
- the LOC126880690 gene encoding uncharacterized protein LOC126880690: MDAKEEINNENDNETSETHLGYFTRSKRRKLENGRENYIKASTSTILKRKISILCLPNEVITIILSYLAGNELSKSIRLVSRRFKEISGNMLNNSFKKIGKTINTLISNTELSLRCINEDVELRCVLKLLNMLEILKQSYDIVIATVWRYVYNEYYVTTKTCLFAGKLIDVYFSFIYKFLKHPNLLYGSAIIDDYNLPSEVTKIVEMTKKFCVHFDKVIEEPISNFPPQSGCKLIDIFNCSQFSNSNVLAEKVVGKDSFVGEYCYFFQNSWFVAIPISSSKQSDWFHRRRMMHMRIRRIVLAHNELFLQQSQYERDLLLRADPTLYRTRAPENSVYTGFGDIGNNFFYYGVMNNGAFRQKFAEQLEEEGLYGVYPVDVDEVPNQEDVVAESNSESNILYRIPYLGFHAHIRVKCPLSFAPLRFLSTLDGSLVQRLKHNTEDKDTEGSVDIKVSFNCMSAAYPCLPTNYEYHENN; encoded by the coding sequence ATGGATGCTAAAGAAGAAATTAATAATGAAAATGACAATGAAACCAGTGAAACCCATTTAGGATACTTTACAAGATCTAAGAGAAGAAAACTCGAAAACGgtagggaaaattatataaaagcgTCAACCAGCACTATATTGAAACGAAAAATCTCCATATTATGCCTTCCTAATGAGGTAATAACGATCATTCTATCATATTTGGCTGGGAATGAGTTGAGTAAAAGTATCCGTTTAGTCAGTCGAAGATTTAAAGAAATATCTGGAAATATGttaaataattcatttaaaaaaattggcaaGACAATAAATACTTTAATATCAAATACAGAATTATCGTTACGATGCATCAACGAAGATGTAGAACTTAGATGTGTCTTAAAACTTTTAAATATGTTGGAAATTTTAAAACAATCGTATGATATAGTTATAGCTACTGTGTGGAGGTACGTTTACAATGAGTATTATGTAACCACGAAGACTTGCCTATTTGCAGGAAAGTTGATAGATgtttattttagttttatatataaatttttaaagcATCCGAATTTGCTTTATGGTTCAGCGATAATAGACGATTACAATCTTCCCTCTGAGGTAACAAAAATAGTGGAAATGACAAAAAAGTTTTGTGTTCATTTTGATAAGGTAATAGAAGAACCAATATCTAATTTTCCACCTCAATCTGGTTGTAAATTAATAGACATATTCAATTGCTCACAATTTTCAAACAGCAACGTACTTGCCGAAAAAGTTGTTGGTAAAGACAGCTTCGTGGGAGAATATTGCTACTTTTTCCAAAATTCGTGGTTTGTAGCTATTCCCATAAGTTCTTCGAAACAGTCAGATTGGTTTCACCGGAGACGTATGATGCATATGCGTATTAGAAGGATTGTGTTAGCTCACAACGAATTGTTTCTGCAACAGAGTCAATATGAGCGGGATCTCTTACTTAGAGCAGATCCAACGTTATACAGAACGAGAGCTCCTGAAAATAGCGTTTATACCGGTTTTGGAGATATTggaaataactttttttattatggaGTTATGAACAATGGTGCTTTTAGGCAAAAATTTGCCGAACAACTAGAAGAGGAAGGACTTTATGGAGTGTATCCGGTTGATGTAGATGAGGTTCCCAACCAAGAAGATGTGGTGGCTGAAAGTAACTCGGAAAGTAACATTTTATATAGAATACCCTATTTAGGATTTCATGCACATATCAGGGTTAAATGCCCTTTGTCTTTTGCACCATTACGCTTTTTAAGTACTTTAGATGGGTCACTTGTACAGCGGTTGAAGCACAATACAGAAGATAAAGATACAGAAGGTTCGGTGGATATAAAAGTCTCATTTAATTGCATGTCTGCTGCTTACCCATGTTTACCTACTAACTATGAGTACCAtgagaataattaa